CCCTGCCGCTGTTCCTGGGCGCGGTGCTCATCGCCCACGCGGCGGGCCGCGCCAACGAAATCACCGCCCTGGGCGCGCAGATCTATTTCTGGGGCCGGGTCGTCTATGTGCCGCTCTACGCCTTCGGGGTGCCGCAGGTCCGCTCGCTGGTCTGGCTGGTGAGCACGGTCGGCCTGATCATGGTCGCCTCGCAGATTCTGCTGCCCTAGGAGATCCGCCCGCGAACGATCTTCACGCGGACGGCCTCTTCGGTCACGGCCTTGGCGTCCCAGACAGCGCCCACGGCGTTCTCCGGGATCACCGTGCAGTAGCTCATGGGGACTTTTACGGGTCTGGCCTGTTTCAGGCACACCTGCGGCCCCTTCATGGTCCAGCGGCCGCTGGAGTCCGTGCGCCGGCGGCCCTTGGCCGTATAGGTCCCGTCGTGCTTCAGCCACAGCAGGCCAGTGCGACCATCGGGGTAGGTGGAGACGACCGTGTTGCCGAAGGCGGCCTCCACCGGCGAACGCGCGGCGGACGCTGCACTGCCTGCCGTTGGACTCGCCAGGGCGAGCAGCAGGCCCAGGATCAGGAGCTTGGTCATCGCCGCCTAGAACGGCCGCCGGCCCCCGGCGGTTGCCTAGTCCCCCACGAACCGGGCGACGAGCGCCGGGTCGGCGTCATAGACCCAGCACTCGCTGAACTGGCCATCGCGCACGGCATAGACCAACACACGCTCCAGTTCGGCGACGGTCTCGCCCTTGCGGAAAGTTTCGCGCGCGACGATGGCGCCCCGCTCGGGCCCCGCCAGCACCGCGATGATGCCGTTGAGCTGGCGGCCCGTCCGGCGGGAGAACTCCGCCAGCGTGGCCAGGGAGGCGGCCTTTCCCACATGGTCGCCGGACAGGGCGTGGGCGCCGCCGTAATGCAGGGTGAAGGTCTCGTGATAGAGGCCGGCTATTGTGGCCAGGTCGCCGGCGCGCCAGGCCTCGGCGTAGCGCTCGACGGTGGTGCGGATCTCAGCTTCGCGCGGGTCCAAAGGGCGGCCTCCGGCGGCGGATGGCGCGGCTGCGGCCGCGAGGGCGACAACCAACAGGCCGCGGCGGGCGAGCGGCATCAGGCGGACTTCAGGGAGGCCGAGCCGATCAGGGCCGCGGCCACCACCAGCTCGATCAGCAGGAAGGCGCCAGGCAGTCGGCCCAGGCCTTGGTCGATCCCGGCTGAGACCGCGCGGCCCGCCGCCATGCCGATGCAGCCGGCCCCCACCATTAGGGCCACCGGGTTGCGCAGTTCCGGCCGCATCAGGCTGAGGAAAAGCAGGCCCGACCAGACCAGCGGCAAGCCGCCATAGAC
This genomic stretch from Phenylobacterium sp. LH3H17 harbors:
- a CDS encoding nuclear transport factor 2 family protein, translating into MPLARRGLLVVALAAAAAPSAAGGRPLDPREAEIRTTVERYAEAWRAGDLATIAGLYHETFTLHYGGAHALSGDHVGKAASLATLAEFSRRTGRQLNGIIAVLAGPERGAIVARETFRKGETVAELERVLVYAVRDGQFSECWVYDADPALVARFVGD
- a CDS encoding MAPEG family protein is translated as MTIDLMMAAWTLVLAFVQVLLFDIARTSQYGLKWNTSPRDGEMPPLSARAERLRRAQDNLYETLPLFLGAVLIAHAAGRANEITALGAQIYFWGRVVYVPLYAFGVPQVRSLVWLVSTVGLIMVASQILLP
- a CDS encoding DUF4345 family protein — encoded protein: MLKMLLILPCAGFFAWLGVMALRFPGGLLAGYGIKVSTVDGFNEIRAVYGGLPLVWSGLLFLSLMRPELRNPVALMVGAGCIGMAAGRAVSAGIDQGLGRLPGAFLLIELVVAAALIGSASLKSA